The Candidatus Margulisiibacteriota bacterium genome contains a region encoding:
- the trxB gene encoding thioredoxin-disulfide reductase, which translates to MKNKYEIVIVGAGPAGLSAAIYAARTTRSVLVIERAMVGGQQSMTEHLENYPGTGKEPVSGVALAEKMQAQAEAQGAEFMFDEVKAIESSGDKKIVKTAYSGEIEADAVILATGRSPRKLNIKGEENFIGKGVSFCATCDGAFYKDKKIAVIGGGNAAFEEAQYLTKFAKEIFLIHRRNEFRAEKIVIERVKSNPKIKIMTPFIVSSIEGESKVQGVVIKNIENGKEQNIEVDGVFVYVGSNPNTEVFKDLVTIDKQGYVVADERMRTISPGILAAGDMLNKHVWQVVTAVSDGAISAISADEYLSKLEIKE; encoded by the coding sequence ATGAAAAATAAATATGAAATAGTTATAGTCGGTGCTGGTCCTGCTGGTCTTAGTGCTGCAATCTACGCTGCAAGAACGACTAGAAGTGTTCTTGTTATAGAAAGAGCAATGGTTGGCGGTCAGCAAAGTATGACTGAACATCTTGAAAATTATCCAGGTACAGGCAAGGAACCAGTTTCTGGTGTTGCTTTAGCTGAAAAGATGCAAGCACAAGCTGAGGCACAAGGAGCTGAGTTTATGTTTGATGAAGTTAAGGCCATTGAAAGTAGTGGTGATAAAAAAATTGTAAAAACAGCTTATAGTGGAGAGATAGAAGCGGATGCTGTTATCTTGGCTACAGGCAGAAGTCCAAGAAAATTAAACATTAAAGGTGAAGAAAACTTTATTGGCAAAGGTGTATCTTTTTGTGCTACTTGCGATGGAGCTTTTTATAAAGATAAAAAGATTGCTGTTATTGGTGGTGGGAATGCTGCTTTTGAGGAGGCTCAATACTTAACAAAGTTTGCTAAAGAGATATTTTTGATTCATAGAAGAAATGAGTTTAGAGCAGAGAAAATAGTTATCGAGAGAGTGAAGAGTAATCCTAAAATAAAAATTATGACTCCTTTTATTGTTAGCTCTATTGAAGGTGAAAGCAAAGTTCAAGGAGTTGTTATAAAAAACATCGAGAATGGTAAAGAACAAAATATTGAAGTAGACGGAGTTTTTGTGTATGTTGGTAGCAACCCTAATACTGAAGTATTTAAAGACCTTGTGACTATTGATAAACAAGGATATGTTGTTGCTGATGAAAGAATGAGAACAATCAGCCCAGGTATCTTAGCCGCTGGAGACATGTTGAATAAGCATGTTTGGCAAGTAGTCACGGCTGTGTCAGATGGTGCGATTTCAGCAATTTCAGCTGATGAATATTTAAGTAAACTGGAGATAAAGGAATGA
- the rpiB gene encoding ribose 5-phosphate isomerase B: MIIAIGNDHAGVEMKQALSTYITEKIGHEILNIGTDTEDSVDYPYFGRKVAQLVADGKADKGIVICGTGIGISISANKVKGIRASLCKDEYTAEMTRKHNDANVLALGARVTSIDDAIKIVEVWLTTAFEGGRHQRRVELIE, encoded by the coding sequence ATGATCATAGCAATAGGTAATGATCACGCTGGAGTAGAGATGAAGCAAGCACTGTCAACTTATATCACAGAAAAAATTGGACATGAGATTTTAAATATTGGCACAGATACTGAAGATTCAGTAGATTATCCTTATTTTGGTAGAAAAGTTGCTCAGCTAGTAGCGGATGGAAAAGCAGATAAAGGGATTGTGATTTGTGGAACGGGTATAGGCATTTCTATTTCTGCCAATAAAGTAAAAGGGATTAGGGCTTCTTTGTGTAAAGATGAGTATACTGCAGAAATGACAAGAAAGCATAATGATGCGAATGTATTAGCTTTAGGCGCTAGAGTAACTTCTATTGATGACGCTATTAAAATTGTAGAGGTATGGTTAACAACTGCGTTTGAAGGTGGCAGACATCAACGAAGAGTCGAATTAATTGAATAG
- a CDS encoding phospholipase D-like domain-containing protein, producing the protein MRIILIILVSSLLFASQVFFSPDGGTREQLIKLIQSTTGNVDIAIYSFTSKELALALLSEQKKGRKIRLIADRGQGEGKYSVLSLLRASIPVKYLPVTNNRGMMHNKFMIINNKHLVTGSYNWSTNAEKYNYENCLILEEKALISKFSTEFNKLWREAVTYDQLQ; encoded by the coding sequence ATGAGAATAATATTAATAATATTAGTAAGTTCATTATTGTTTGCATCTCAAGTCTTTTTTTCTCCTGATGGAGGAACCAGAGAGCAATTAATCAAGCTTATTCAATCTACAACGGGGAATGTTGACATTGCTATTTATAGCTTTACGTCTAAAGAGTTGGCTTTGGCACTTTTAAGTGAGCAGAAGAAAGGCAGAAAAATTCGTTTAATAGCTGATAGGGGACAAGGAGAGGGCAAATATAGTGTCCTTAGTTTATTACGAGCGAGCATTCCTGTGAAATATCTTCCTGTAACTAATAACAGGGGGATGATGCATAATAAGTTTATGATAATCAACAATAAGCATTTAGTTACTGGTTCATATAATTGGAGCACGAATGCCGAGAAGTATAATTATGAAAATTGTTTAATTTTGGAAGAGAAGGCACTTATTAGTAAGTTTAGTACGGAATTTAATAAGCTTTGGAGGGAAGCAGTTACTTATGATCAACTTCAGTGA
- a CDS encoding endonuclease III, protein MINFSDLTEIYQEIDLRLIDAPRLYISHELKNIKNLQEKSFKVLVSAVISLRTKEAVTWKVSEKVFAKIKNYQQLMNYSNNELMNLLYPCGFYKRKAAQLQKIAEIIISKHQGVTPNSLDALLELPGVGRKVANLVITEVFDEDGICVDIHVHRIANRWSWVKTKNADETELRLRGILPLKYWKTINQYLVLFGQNICLPRNPKCRDCFLNNKCPSSSAL, encoded by the coding sequence ATGATCAACTTCAGTGATTTAACTGAAATTTATCAAGAAATTGATTTAAGGTTGATAGATGCTCCTCGTTTATACATTTCTCATGAATTAAAAAATATAAAAAATTTACAAGAGAAGTCCTTTAAAGTGTTGGTTTCTGCGGTAATAAGTTTAAGAACAAAGGAAGCAGTTACTTGGAAAGTGTCTGAAAAAGTTTTTGCAAAGATAAAAAACTATCAACAACTAATGAACTATTCAAACAATGAATTAATGAACCTTCTCTATCCTTGTGGATTTTATAAAAGGAAAGCAGCGCAGTTACAGAAAATAGCTGAGATAATTATTTCAAAGCATCAGGGAGTTACCCCCAACAGCCTGGATGCTTTGCTAGAGCTACCAGGAGTTGGGCGCAAGGTGGCTAATTTGGTCATTACAGAGGTTTTTGATGAGGATGGCATATGTGTGGATATTCATGTCCACAGAATCGCCAATAGGTGGAGTTGGGTAAAAACTAAAAACGCAGACGAAACAGAGCTCAGATTAAGGGGGATATTGCCTCTAAAGTATTGGAAGACGATTAACCAATATTTAGTGCTATTTGGGCAAAACATTTGCTTGCCCCGTAATCCGAAATGTAGGGATTGTTTCTTGAATAACAAATGTCCTTCTTCGTCAGCACTTTAA
- a CDS encoding tetratricopeptide repeat protein, translated as MYCTYCEKLVSDKMAVRRQFCPYCGRKLHWFGIPDVELSKPIMQAILKRKNFLVRQKLEGIKEHYFKQRDVDLVFIEIQDSLQINPNNINARFQLGLYYYEKKRFDKAQEEFLNVLELDEFHKDSLFNLANIEVENEAYAKAIEYCNKVLMVEPENINALYNKAVGQYYLGDFDSALGTFKLILNIDEDNEAVKQAIQELSSKFN; from the coding sequence ATGTATTGTACGTATTGTGAAAAATTAGTCTCAGACAAAATGGCGGTTAGACGTCAATTCTGCCCATATTGTGGTAGAAAGTTGCATTGGTTTGGTATCCCAGATGTTGAACTTAGCAAACCCATCATGCAGGCTATCTTAAAAAGAAAGAATTTTTTAGTTAGGCAAAAACTAGAAGGTATTAAAGAGCATTATTTTAAACAAAGGGATGTTGATTTGGTTTTTATAGAAATCCAGGACTCATTACAAATTAACCCGAATAATATTAATGCTCGTTTTCAATTAGGCTTATATTATTATGAGAAGAAAAGGTTTGATAAAGCACAGGAAGAATTTTTGAATGTTTTGGAGCTAGACGAGTTTCATAAAGATTCTTTGTTTAACTTAGCGAATATTGAGGTAGAGAACGAAGCTTATGCTAAAGCTATTGAATATTGCAATAAGGTTTTAATGGTTGAACCTGAAAACATCAATGCCTTGTATAATAAAGCTGTAGGGCAATACTATTTGGGAGATTTTGATTCAGCCTTAGGTACGTTTAAGCTAATCTTAAATATTGACGAAGATAACGAAGCTGTCAAACAGGCTATCCAAGAACTCTCCTCAAAATTTAATTAG
- a CDS encoding metalloregulator ArsR/SmtB family transcription factor, with translation MDKCEELSEVLKVLGNPVRLRVLKQISGVECCVSEIEQKLNLPQSTVSQHLSVLKRMGIVKPIRQHKEVTYILVNDFVKDLLELCCKYS, from the coding sequence ATGGATAAATGTGAAGAGTTAAGTGAAGTTTTGAAGGTTTTGGGTAACCCTGTAAGATTAAGGGTGCTAAAACAAATTTCAGGAGTGGAATGTTGTGTTTCTGAGATAGAACAAAAACTTAATTTACCACAATCCACTGTTTCTCAGCATCTTTCTGTGTTAAAAAGGATGGGTATTGTTAAACCGATTAGACAACATAAAGAGGTAACTTATATTTTGGTTAATGATTTTGTTAAGGATTTATTGGAGCTTTGTTGTAAATACAGTTGA
- the trxA gene encoding thioredoxin yields MVAQVTDSNFKSEVLEVKDTLVVVDFFAEWCGPCKMMSPALDQVSLQLGDSAKIVKLNTDENQNMSAQYQITGIPCLIVFKNGKEIERLVGFRPAPQLLQDIKGLM; encoded by the coding sequence ATGGTTGCACAAGTAACAGATAGTAATTTTAAGTCAGAGGTATTAGAGGTAAAGGATACGTTAGTGGTAGTAGATTTTTTCGCAGAATGGTGTGGACCTTGCAAAATGATGTCTCCAGCACTAGATCAAGTGTCCTTACAGTTAGGAGATTCAGCTAAAATAGTAAAACTTAATACTGATGAAAATCAGAATATGTCCGCACAGTATCAAATTACTGGGATTCCTTGTTTAATTGTGTTTAAAAATGGCAAGGAAATAGAACGTTTAGTTGGTTTTAGACCAGCCCCACAACTTTTGCAAGACATTAAGGGTTTGATGTAA
- a CDS encoding cytochrome c biogenesis CcdA family protein has translation MFYIAFIAIVSGVLSFLSPCVLPLAPLYIAYFSGAGDLTRTESKVNLYTNLLSFFIGFTFVYLVLGLSVSFSFAFLQKHYLFRGLLGIILILFAFHYWKIINLPFLYMDTRKMKVKEFNLFSSLLFGILFAFGWSPCMGPLLGNVIVLASNSAGLWGKVFVLLMFCLGIIIPFILVAVMSVGLRKKVQGLVKYSRYIEVVSGGLLFGLGVWLLVS, from the coding sequence ATGTTTTATATTGCTTTTATAGCAATTGTTTCAGGGGTGCTTTCTTTTTTATCACCATGTGTGTTACCGTTAGCACCTCTGTATATAGCCTATTTCTCTGGAGCAGGAGATTTAACGCGGACAGAAAGTAAAGTTAATTTATATACTAACTTATTATCTTTTTTTATTGGATTTACTTTTGTTTATTTGGTCTTAGGATTATCAGTTAGTTTTTCTTTTGCTTTTTTACAAAAGCATTATTTATTTCGTGGGTTATTGGGGATTATTCTGATCTTGTTTGCTTTTCATTACTGGAAAATCATCAATTTGCCTTTTTTATATATGGATACTAGGAAGATGAAAGTAAAAGAATTTAATTTATTTTCTTCTTTGTTGTTTGGTATTTTATTCGCTTTTGGTTGGTCTCCTTGCATGGGGCCATTATTAGGAAATGTAATAGTTTTAGCTTCCAATAGTGCTGGATTATGGGGAAAGGTTTTTGTTTTGTTAATGTTTTGTTTAGGGATTATTATACCCTTTATATTAGTTGCCGTTATGTCCGTTGGATTAAGGAAAAAAGTACAGGGTTTAGTAAAGTATTCTAGGTATATTGAAGTTGTTTCTGGTGGTTTGTTGTTTGGTTTAGGGGTTTGGTTGTTGGTGTCGTAA
- a CDS encoding TlpA disulfide reductase family protein — protein MKKLVLLSLIVLMFSYAFGKEVEKVPDFSLNALDGKAVSLSYYTSDKDVSFLVFFTTWCPWCSKQMETFEEMFQENSTKNQFLAIGFDNDVKKIKSKMKSLGITYPVVVGNNKIAGYFNVSGIPVTVVIDKSGKVTDQVVGFRDKKYFVNYLKQ, from the coding sequence ATGAAAAAGTTAGTTTTATTAAGTTTAATTGTGTTGATGTTTAGTTATGCCTTTGGAAAAGAAGTGGAAAAAGTTCCAGATTTTTCTTTAAACGCTCTTGATGGTAAAGCAGTATCTCTAAGTTATTACACCAGTGATAAAGATGTAAGTTTTTTAGTGTTTTTTACTACTTGGTGTCCATGGTGTTCAAAACAAATGGAAACTTTTGAGGAAATGTTCCAAGAAAACTCGACTAAAAATCAATTTTTAGCAATTGGATTTGACAATGATGTTAAGAAGATTAAAAGTAAAATGAAAAGTCTAGGCATTACCTATCCAGTAGTTGTTGGTAATAATAAGATCGCAGGATATTTTAATGTTTCTGGAATACCAGTGACTGTTGTCATTGATAAGTCAGGTAAAGTTACTGACCAGGTTGTTGGGTTTAGAGACAAGAAGTATTTTGTTAATTATTTAAAGCAGTAG
- the purD gene encoding phosphoribosylamine--glycine ligase encodes MNILIIGSGGREHAIAWSLKKSKEIRRIFVSPGNGGTAEIAENVELDLMNSQSIIDFANQEKVGLVVIGPEDPLVNGLADVLIEQGLAVFGPQKKGAILEGSKSYAKRFMKKYKIPTANYEEFSDYKKASKYLVEAEYPLVLKADGLAAGKGVIIVHSPEEAQIALDKIMKDKDFGSAGDKLVVEEFLEGEEASILAFVDANTIVPMVPAQDHKAIFDGDKGPNTGGMGTYSPAPIVDEKLMKLFQTEVLDRFMIGLKGEGIVYRGIIFIGLMIKNGQPKVLEFNVRFGDPETQVVLPRLKTDLYTIMAAVVKDKLSEVKIEWKDEYAVCVVVASEGYPDAYPKGIELTNLQHDGVLVFHAGTKLVKGKIVNSGGRVLGVTALNKDLKLAVAKAYSAVEKINFEKKYYRQDIAQKAYKYLYKEV; translated from the coding sequence ATGAATATTCTGATTATTGGTAGTGGCGGAAGAGAGCATGCTATAGCTTGGTCTTTAAAAAAAAGTAAAGAGATTCGCAGAATTTTCGTTTCTCCTGGTAATGGAGGAACTGCAGAAATTGCAGAGAATGTTGAGTTAGATTTAATGAATAGTCAGTCAATAATAGATTTTGCTAATCAAGAAAAAGTTGGGCTAGTTGTTATCGGACCAGAAGATCCTTTAGTTAATGGGCTGGCTGATGTTTTGATAGAGCAAGGACTTGCTGTTTTTGGCCCTCAAAAGAAGGGTGCTATTCTTGAAGGAAGCAAGTCTTATGCTAAGCGTTTTATGAAAAAATACAAGATTCCTACCGCTAATTATGAGGAATTTTCCGATTATAAGAAGGCTAGCAAATATTTAGTAGAGGCGGAGTATCCCTTGGTTCTTAAAGCTGACGGATTAGCCGCCGGCAAAGGAGTTATTATTGTTCATAGTCCCGAAGAGGCTCAGATAGCGTTGGACAAAATAATGAAAGACAAAGATTTCGGTTCAGCTGGGGACAAGCTCGTTGTTGAAGAGTTTTTAGAAGGCGAAGAAGCTTCTATTCTTGCTTTTGTAGATGCAAACACCATTGTTCCAATGGTTCCAGCTCAAGACCATAAGGCTATCTTTGATGGAGACAAAGGGCCAAATACAGGGGGAATGGGCACCTATTCGCCAGCACCGATTGTTGACGAGAAATTAATGAAGCTTTTTCAAACAGAAGTTCTAGATAGATTTATGATAGGTTTAAAAGGTGAAGGAATTGTCTATAGAGGTATTATTTTTATTGGGTTAATGATTAAAAATGGACAGCCAAAAGTTTTAGAATTTAATGTTCGTTTTGGTGACCCAGAAACGCAAGTAGTTTTGCCAAGATTAAAAACAGATTTGTATACTATTATGGCTGCTGTAGTTAAGGATAAGTTGTCTGAAGTTAAAATAGAGTGGAAGGATGAGTATGCGGTTTGTGTAGTAGTTGCTTCTGAAGGTTATCCAGATGCGTATCCTAAAGGTATAGAACTAACCAATCTTCAGCACGATGGCGTGCTGGTGTTTCATGCTGGGACCAAGTTAGTGAAAGGTAAAATCGTTAACTCAGGAGGTAGGGTGCTTGGTGTTACAGCCCTAAACAAAGATTTAAAGCTAGCTGTTGCCAAAGCATATTCAGCAGTAGAGAAAATTAATTTTGAGAAGAAGTATTATCGCCAGGATATAGCACAGAAAGCGTATAAATATTTATATAAGGAAGTGTAA
- the rdgB gene encoding RdgB/HAM1 family non-canonical purine NTP pyrophosphatase yields MERIILATHNEHKTKEVRHILQDLGIEVLSLKDLGWTEEIVEDGLTFSDNAGSKVSAVAKKYPQEYIIADDSGLEVDILDGAPGVHSARYAGNDKSSLALCTKLIEATKLFPFQERTASFVTVLAFYQPTDRTIMAFEGTVNGLILEEMRGSNGFGYDPVFYLPELMKTMAELSSEEKDKLSHRHNALEKFKAYVKRHNV; encoded by the coding sequence ATGGAAAGAATTATTTTAGCTACGCATAATGAACATAAAACTAAAGAAGTTAGACATATTTTACAAGATTTAGGCATAGAAGTTCTTAGTTTAAAGGACCTTGGTTGGACAGAAGAGATAGTTGAGGATGGGCTTACTTTTTCTGATAATGCGGGAAGTAAAGTTAGTGCAGTTGCAAAAAAATATCCTCAAGAGTATATAATTGCTGACGATTCTGGCCTCGAGGTAGACATTCTTGATGGCGCTCCGGGTGTGCATTCTGCAAGATATGCAGGTAATGATAAAAGCAGTTTGGCCCTTTGTACTAAGTTAATTGAAGCTACTAAATTGTTTCCCTTTCAGGAAAGAACAGCTAGCTTTGTAACAGTACTTGCTTTTTATCAACCAACGGATAGGACAATCATGGCCTTTGAAGGTACTGTAAATGGATTAATTCTTGAGGAGATGCGCGGTAGTAACGGCTTTGGCTATGATCCAGTGTTTTATCTGCCAGAATTAATGAAAACTATGGCTGAACTTAGTTCAGAGGAGAAGGATAAATTAAGTCATAGACATAATGCTTTGGAGAAATTTAAGGCGTATGTTAAACGACACAATGTCTAA
- the rfaD gene encoding ADP-glyceromanno-heptose 6-epimerase: MIIVTGGAGFIGSNIVKGLNDKGITDILIVDNLSNPEKHLNLNSLKYYDYVDKQDFIANLDKFKAYRTIFHQGACSDTTETDGKYMMRNNYEYSKELLLFSLNNDIDLIYASSASIYGNGDKGFKEDPMCEYPLNVYAFSKFSFDNFVRNVRLKRKNIDSQILGLRYFNVYGYQENHKGKMASVAYRMFNQIKNKEEIKLFEGSEGFLRDFIFIEDVVKVNLFFYENGKQGIYNCGTGKARSFLDIANTVQSLNKSAKLIYTPFPEQLKGKYQVYTQADTTKLRAAGFTQNFHTLEEGIGKYYHKFESTNGYFK, encoded by the coding sequence ATGATAATAGTAACTGGAGGAGCCGGATTTATTGGTAGCAATATAGTCAAAGGACTAAATGATAAAGGCATTACAGATATACTTATTGTAGACAATCTTTCTAACCCAGAAAAACATTTAAACTTAAACTCCTTAAAATATTACGATTATGTTGATAAACAAGACTTCATTGCCAATCTAGATAAATTCAAAGCTTACAGAACAATATTTCATCAAGGAGCATGTTCGGATACAACCGAAACTGATGGCAAATATATGATGAGAAACAATTATGAATACTCAAAAGAACTTCTACTGTTCAGCTTAAATAATGACATTGACCTGATATATGCTTCCAGTGCTTCAATTTACGGTAATGGAGACAAGGGATTCAAAGAAGACCCAATGTGCGAGTATCCTCTAAATGTTTATGCCTTCTCAAAATTTTCTTTTGATAACTTTGTGAGAAATGTCAGATTAAAAAGAAAAAACATAGATTCACAAATACTCGGTCTTCGTTATTTCAATGTTTATGGCTATCAAGAAAATCATAAAGGTAAAATGGCATCAGTTGCCTACCGTATGTTTAATCAAATAAAAAACAAAGAAGAGATTAAATTATTTGAAGGTAGTGAAGGATTTTTAAGAGACTTTATTTTTATTGAAGATGTTGTAAAAGTTAATTTATTTTTTTATGAAAACGGAAAACAGGGCATCTACAACTGTGGAACTGGAAAAGCAAGAAGCTTCTTAGATATTGCAAACACCGTTCAATCCCTTAACAAGTCAGCAAAACTAATATATACGCCTTTTCCAGAACAATTAAAAGGCAAATACCAAGTTTATACTCAAGCAGACACGACTAAACTACGTGCGGCTGGCTTTACACAAAACTTTCACACATTGGAAGAAGGTATTGGGAAATATTATCATAAATTTGAATCAACAAATGGTTATTTTAAATAA